A stretch of DNA from Oncorhynchus nerka isolate Pitt River linkage group LG22, Oner_Uvic_2.0, whole genome shotgun sequence:
CATAATGCAATGTTTCATAATACTTATACCTCCTCTCTACCAGGGGTTCCTGAAGCAGGGTGAGGCCACATCGACCCGCTGTGACGAGCTGGAGTCCCTGAGGAAGAGAGGTTGTAGCTCCACCAAGGTAGAGAACCCCCGAGGCAGCCAACGGGCCCTGAAGAACAAGGCTGTGACCAACCGCAACAAGGGAGAAGGAAAACTCCGACCGGAGGACATCACACAGGTCCAGCCACAGAAACTCACCCTCAGCCTCAGATCGGGTAAAAACTTAAATggaactgttacttttgattgggttgcgtcccaaatggaaccctttcccctatttagtgcactacttttagctCTAGTCAAAAGTGGTGCCTTATGTTAGGAATCGGTTGTCATTAGGGATGCAGTCTTAGTTAACTTTGCTTCAGACAAAACATCTTGTTTGACAACCATTGTTGACGCAGcgttgctgaggattttttttagTTTATCCTGCTGTTCCTCCGTGGTCTTTCAACTGTTATGTTGATTAGTTACAGTAGCCTCTATTTTCTTTGAGTGTTTTAGCTATTATGATTTGGAAGGAGTGTTCCTTATACTCTTTAATGTGAAGGCCAGCACCTTATTTGACAGGGAAGGTGCACATGAATCAAGATTTCAGTGTAAATATGCCAGAGTTAGCAAGTCAGTAGTCCCCGGCTTAACCTTGCCCATTTGTCTGTGTACTGCAGGTGAACCCCAATCTTTTAACCTGAAGTTCAAACGGGCCGAGGATTACCCCATTGACCTCTACTACCTGATGGACCTGTCCTACTCCATGAAGGACGATCTGGAAAACGTCAAGAACCTGGGAACACATCTGATGCTGGAGATGTCAAAGATCACGACTGATTTTAAAATCGGTGAGCTTGAGAATCAGCCTGGTTGTATGAGGATTGAGGATGTTTATATTTATTTGATCTTCTCCACTTCAAATTGATCTCTTCTGCTTTCAGTTCAGGTTGGGTGCATATTGCAGTTACACTGtactacaatacccataatgcAATGTATAAGATAACCGGTTTGATCTTAGTAAATATGTTTTGAAGCTAACAAATTGGTGTCCCGTCTCCTTAACTATACAGTTTATATATGAGATGGATatcttcttcatcttcttctaGGTTTTGGTTCCTTTGTAGAAAAGACAGTGATGCCTTACATTAGCACCACCCCAGCCAAGCTGCTGAATCCCTGTACTGGGGACCAGAACTGCACAAGTCCCTTCAGCTACAAGAACGTCCTAAAGCTGACCAGCAATGGACAGGAGTTCAATACCCTGGTGGGACAACAGCAGATCTCTGGAAACCTGGACTCACCAGAGGGAGGCTTCGATGCCATCATGCAAGTGGCTGTGTGTGGTGTAAGTAATATGTTTTTATATCATATTTAGGGATAGTTTCCCAGACATAGATCAAGCCTAGTCCAGGACTGAAAATATTTCTCCATTGAGCTTACTTTATACTCCAGGACTAGGCTTGATATCTGTCCAGAAAACCAGCCCATAAAGTTCCAATAATACTTTTATCAGGGCTTTATATTGACTTTCTCATGGTACCAGACCTCAAGACCCTATTCTCATTTGAGAATGGCTGGAGTCAGGGCTTAATGTGTATATGCTTAGAGAAGGCCTTTTTATAAAACGTTTGAAAGTTCATTCACTCTAGGGCGCTAAACTGCTATTTTAAGAGGGTAACCTCTCACATAGTTGTTCATAGTTTTTGATATATACTTCCTGAATCTTTTGTAAGTCTTGTAATTTTGTTCTCTGGTATTTCTGTAGGCTGTGTCCATTTTCTGTATGTGGTTAATTTTGACATGTTTTAAtagtcctccctcccttccccaggAGCACATTGGCTGGAGGAACGTCACCCGTCTGCTGGTGTTCTCCACTGACGCTGGCTTCCACTTTGCTGGAGACGGGAAACTGGGAGGGATAGTTTTGCCCAACGATGGGAAATGTCACCTGGAGAACAACATGTACACAATGAGCCACTACTATGTATGTATAATTATGCATTatagtaatgcactatgtagtaTAATAAtgcactgtgtagtatagtaataCACTATGTAGTATAATAATACACTATGTAGTATAATAATACACTATGTAGTATAATAATACACTATGCAGTATAATAATGCACTATGTAGTATAGTAATACACTATGTAGTATAGTAATACACTATGTATTATAGTAATACACTGCAGTATAATAATACACTATGCAGTATAATACTACACTATGCAGTATAATAATGCACTATGCATTATAGTAATACACTATGTAGTATAATAATACACTATGTAGTATAATCATGCACtcctatgtactgtatgtattgtgaCTTTTCTTTCTAGTCTTCTGTGTGGTCTGCATTTTGAATATGACCAGATTTGAAGGGAATGGGCTACTTGATACCTGTACTTCCTCATTGTCTCCCTGTAACAGGACTACCCCTCCATCGCTCACCTGGTTCAGAAACTTAGCGACAACAACATCCAGACGATCTTTGCCATCACAGAGGAGTTCCAGCCTGTTTACAAGGTCAGTCAGTTGTTCCATTACACTGTTTGTGTCTGTGCGTGTTTgtacgtgggtgtgtgtgtggaattcCTTTCAATTTCCTGTGCTTGTCTGTTGTAGGTTAGAAGAATCCCAACTCTTTGAAGAGCAGCATCTGCTCCTTGTTACCAGTAGCATCTCTTTGGATCTCTGGTTGTtccccaaatggcaccatgttccctaaaagtgaactacttttgacgagatccctatgggcccaggtcaataGTACTGCACTTTGTGGGGAATAGGTTTCCATTTGGGCAGCAGCCTTTGAATGTTCCCTGCTGCCCTCTAGTGCTTTTCAAGCCAATTAGAAGTCTGTCTGGAGTTCCGTAATGACCTTTTATCATATCCCCATCAGTCCAATGTTTGGACAATATTTGCAATCTGTCAACCTCGGTAGAATGGCGTTCTCATTTAGTTGATTACatgatgcgtcccaaatggcaccctattcccgatattagtagtggactatgtagggattgagtgccatttgggacgcaacttGGATCTCTGAATTTAGAACCTCACAACACTTCAAAAAGTTGGAACTTTAGATTGACTTTACCACTATGTGATGCAGACCACAATCAAACTACTCAGCAATCTTAATGGGTCAGGCAAAACATGACAAAACTGTTTTGCTCTAGACTTTTCTGGTGAGTATTTAGAGATTGGCAGGATTCCAATTGACATACTAGTACATGATCATTTAGTgtattgtgttttctctctcagGAGTTAAAGAATCTCATTCCTAAATCTGCAGTGGGGATACTCTCTGCTAACTCCAGCAACGTTATCAACCTCATTATTGATGCCTACAATGTAAGTATAGATTGGATTGGTTTAGTTACTGGAGAAGATGCACTTCTGCACACTATCTAACTTTCATTCTTAAAATAGTTGGCAAAAccatgttgctgctactgttaaGTCATCACATTTCTCTTTCTGAACTGATCTTTTTATGGGAATAGTCAAAAATATGCATTTCTGCTTTTGTAAAACTGAAGCCTACTGAAAATGTTGTATATAGTGTACAAAGGGCTAATTGTTGTTCTTTATGTGCTAGTCTCTTTCCTCAGAGGTGATTCTGGAGAACAGCAAGCTACCAGAGGGAGTGACCATAATGTACCAGTCACGCTGCAAGAACGGAGTGACtggtgagggagagatgggaagaaaATGCTCTAATATCTCAATCGGTGACGAGGTGAGAAACCAAAACAACATGACATTGAATGTTTTCTATTCCAAATACATATGTATTTATTTGAGATTTTCTTTTAAATTCAGGTTCAGTTATTTTAGCTTTCTGATCAAGTAAATATAATGTTTTCCGTATCTGTAGGTGTCAAGGTCATTGTTTTATTACAAAATGTGATTATTATGCCTTATGTGTGAATGCATCCCTTCATCCCTGATCTGTAGGTGTCTTTCACCATAAGCATCACAGCTAAGCAGTGTCCTAAAATGGGCAAACCAGAGACCATCAAGATCAAACCCCTAGGGTTCAATGAGGAAGTGGAGATCACTCTGAACTTCATCTGCGAGTGTGACTGTCACAAAGATGGCATTGAGAACAGTGACATCTGCCACAACGGCAACGGGACATATGAATGTGGAGCCTGCAGGTAAGGCACTTATGTTTCACTAGCAGAAGATCTTAACCCTTTATTCACCTTCCATATTGTAATAATTTCCATGGCATAGACATACATCATGATAtttgatactgtatatataatgtgttgtAAATCTATTTCTATTGGCCATTAGCATGTGACTGTTTAAGTGCATTGCATCTGTTTGCATGTGAATATTTTTTACATAGGCAGTCTTTTATGTAGTCCTCCCTTGTTTTTAATAACATTACATTTCCTTTATTATCTGTCAGGTGCAATGAGGGCCGTATTGGCAGACAGTGTGAGTGCAGCACCAACGAGGTGACCAGCGAAGACCTGGATAAGAGCTGCCGTAAAGACAGCGGTACAGACATCTGCAGCAACAAcggagactgtgtgtgtggaaCCTGTGAGTGCAAGAAGAGAGAGAACCCAGAGGAGCGCTACAGCGGGATGTTCTGCGAGTGTGACAACTTCAACTGTGACCGCTCCAACAACAAACTCTGTGGAGGTACGCGAGTTCAGTTCATTGGATGATCAGTAAAGATTTAGCTTGCTGTGAAATGACGGTCAAGACCTGTGTTCCATCTGAAGACCTGTGGAACATATTCCTCAGAACACAGACTACCTCTAGTGTTTGTGGCGTAATGGGTGATTTCCCAATTAAATTAGAGATCAGTCATGGCCTTTTACGAAATTAGATTTCCCATGTTCAATCTAGCTTAATTTCATCTCTAATCTAGAATATTATCCATGGTATGAAATTATGTTTGAACTATAGAGGATCATCTCtgaccctgtgtgttgtgttgtggcagGACATGGTCACTGTGACTGCAGGGTGTGTATATGTGATGCCAACTGGACAGGCAGTGCCTGTGACTGTTCTCTGGACACCACGACCTGCCTGGCTTCCAACAAGCAGATCTGTAACGGACGAGGCAACTGTGAGTGTGGCACCTGCAAGTGTACTGACCCAAAGTTCCAGGGCCCCAGCTGTGAGATCTGTCCTACCTGTCCAGGGGTCTGCGTAGAACACAAGTGAGTTGAATAAAGGAATGGATTCATTGTATTGGTTTATTTTATTCTGTTTTAACTATGCAGAAAACAACAATATACAACAAGTTTATTTCCAAAACGCTATATTGAAAAAAATGCACATTTGTGTTTTTACATCAGAAATGATTCCTTAtgggtaccttcatgtgtgtgtaaaatattactgttctctgatGATTTTAGTCATAGATTTTAGATTAACATTTTTCATTTTTGTAAACCACAATGCAAAATGTATGCTTTAGGTCCTGTCTGTCCATtatttagctggaatggaatgttcgcatcctgtatatttgactgtgatatgtggttgtctcaactAGCAATCCTAAGATGAATTCACTTACTCTTATCAAAAGTGACTAAcagtatctgctaaatgactaaatgtttttatttttttattacacaCATCTCATATTACTGTATAGATTTCtgatgtcacaaatgtatcatttgaacagttctttaaaaaaaacatgattatttgtctctctgaaatgaaaccatgaTAGTTTTTAAACAAACACATGGTTGTCATTGATCAACCCTGTGCCATGATTCgatagtgaaaaaacacaccaatctctttcagaatttctttaaacaataaaagctaacGTTTCTGAAAATGTATATGTAGAATTTTGAAATGAAttctgcttttttttttaaagtattatTATTTGAGGGACTGGTTCCTTGTCTCTTTCCTCAGCCTGAGTTTAATGCCTCTTAACCTTTTAAAGTAGGCATAAAGAGATGTCTTCCTTTATCCGTCTTAACCTCAATTATTATTGTGACCTTTGTTTACTTTCTTCTGATAATTCCAAGATAGGGGACCAATGAAAAGTCTAGACACAACTGTGATATCTAAAACCAGTAGTGGTGGCAAGGGTACAGCATTGTCCACTACAAACACCTGCATGTGGAGTGGAACCTCAATATCCAGCTTTCTTGCATTCCAGTAGACTTGTGAATATGTCACAAGTTTATCAAGCATCACAATGCGAGACTACCTGCGTGTGTTACTCCATCTGTACAGAGTTACATGTCAATGTCCTGTCTTCCACAGGGAGTGTGTTCAGTGCAGGGCCTTTGGGACGGGGGAGAAGAAGGACACGTGTGAGAGAGACTGTAGCTACTTCAACCTGATCAAGGTGAAGGACAGGGACAAGCTGCCTCAGCCAGGACAGGCCTTCCCCCTGATGCACTGTAAGGAGAGGGATGCCAACGACTGCTGGTTCTACTACACCTACGCTGTCAACAAGACAGAGAAGGACGTCCATGTGGTGGAAACACTAGGTGAGAGCATATTACATACAGCCTGCTATGTCATTATGACTGAGCATATTACATACAGCCTGTTATGTCATTGTGACTGAGCATATTACATACAGCCTGCTATGTCATTGTGACTGAGCATATTACATACATCCTACTATGTCATTGTGACTGAGGATATTACATACAGCCTACTATGTCATTGTGACTGAGGATATTACATACATCCTACTATGTCATTGTGACTGAGGATATTACATACAGCCTACTATGTCATTGTGACTGAGGATATTACAGTGAAAACGGAGGTTATTTGTTTGTCTATTGAGTCGTTTTGTGATTAGAGCTATGAGTTTTTGCCCTGACTAGGAAAAACTCTTGGCTCTAATGGTACTAGGGCCTAGTACTCCGGCCGGAAGTTCTTCCTGGTCAGCTTACAGGGTCAGGTAAAGTTGGGTCAGGTCAGCTTACAGGGTCAGGTAAAGCTGGGTCTATATATATAATGCAAAtcaggacgtcattgtaaatcagCATTTGCTCTTACAGTAACTGACTTGCatggtcaaataaataaatataagttGGGGTAACTGAATgttcctggctgtgtgtttcctgCCTGTGTTCCAGACTGTCCTGCGGGCCCTGACATCATCCCCATCGTGGCTGGCGTGGTGGCGGGCATCGTCCTGATTGGCCTGGCTTTGCTTCTCATCTGGAAGCTGCTCATGATCATCCACGACAGGAGAGAGTTCGCCAAGTTTGAGAAGGAGAAGATGAATGCTAAATGGGACACGGTAAGGGAGTGGAGATGGTAGATACAGGATGCAAGAAGCCATGTTGGAGAACTATTCGTTATGGCCCAtaatggggatgatgatgatgtactTTTGCAGGTCCTAGTTTGTATTCTCCCTGACTGTAATTTCAGTAGGTTGAATGAGATGTGGAAAACTGGTGTTATAGATATGGCCACTGTGTGAATCTCTTACACAGAGAACAGACTCCTGAAGGAACACAGAATTGGAAATGTTTTACTCTCTCTCAACCTTTGATGACTATGACAGACCTGTTGCTTTTGACGATGACTTCGTAAGATGACACACACATTTTTCCACAGTCCTACCCAACAGTTtgtttaaaatgttcataaaacCCTGTAGTTTT
This window harbors:
- the LOC115105096 gene encoding integrin beta-1-like isoform X2; translated protein: MHLFTYVASEINPADKMDLKLLLISTLLGVICYSSAQQEGNECIKANAKSCGECIQVGTKCGWCMDPGFLKQGEATSTRCDELESLRKRGCSSTKVENPRGSQRALKNKAVTNRNKGEGKLRPEDITQVQPQKLTLSLRSGEPQSFNLKFKRAEDYPIDLYYLMDLSYSMKDDLENVKNLGTHLMLEMSKITTDFKIGFGSFVEKTVMPYISTTPAKLLNPCTGDQNCTSPFSYKNVLKLTSNGQEFNTLVGQQQISGNLDSPEGGFDAIMQVAVCGEHIGWRNVTRLLVFSTDAGFHFAGDGKLGGIVLPNDGKCHLENNMYTMSHYYDYPSIAHLVQKLSDNNIQTIFAITEEFQPVYKELKNLIPKSAVGILSANSSNVINLIIDAYNSLSSEVILENSKLPEGVTIMYQSRCKNGVTGEGEMGRKCSNISIGDEVSFTISITAKQCPKMGKPETIKIKPLGFNEEVEITLNFICECDCHKDGIENSDICHNGNGTYECGACRCNEGRIGRQCECSTNEVTSEDLDKSCRKDSGTDICSNNGDCVCGTCECKKRENPEERYSGMFCECDNFNCDRSNNKLCGGHGHCDCRVCICDANWTGSACDCSLDTTTCLASNKQICNGRGNCECGTCKCTDPKFQGPSCEICPTCPGVCVEHKECVQCRAFGTGEKKDTCERDCSYFNLIKVKDRDKLPQPGQAFPLMHCKERDANDCWFYYTYAVNKTEKDVHVVETLDCPAGPDIIPIVAGVVAGIVLIGLALLLIWKLLMIIHDRREFAKFEKEKMNAKWDTGENPIYKSAITTVVNPKYEGK
- the LOC115105096 gene encoding integrin beta-1-like isoform X1, with product MHLFTYVASEINPADKMDLKLLLISTLLGVICYSSAQQEGNECIKANAKSCGECIQVGTKCGWCMDPGFLKQGEATSTRCDELESLRKRGCSSTKVENPRGSQRALKNKAVTNRNKGEGKLRPEDITQVQPQKLTLSLRSGEPQSFNLKFKRAEDYPIDLYYLMDLSYSMKDDLENVKNLGTHLMLEMSKITTDFKIGFGSFVEKTVMPYISTTPAKLLNPCTGDQNCTSPFSYKNVLKLTSNGQEFNTLVGQQQISGNLDSPEGGFDAIMQVAVCGEHIGWRNVTRLLVFSTDAGFHFAGDGKLGGIVLPNDGKCHLENNMYTMSHYYDYPSIAHLVQKLSDNNIQTIFAITEEFQPVYKELKNLIPKSAVGILSANSSNVINLIIDAYNSLSSEVILENSKLPEGVTIMYQSRCKNGVTGEGEMGRKCSNISIGDEVSFTISITAKQCPKMGKPETIKIKPLGFNEEVEITLNFICECDCHKDGIENSDICHNGNGTYECGACRCNEGRIGRQCECSTNEVTSEDLDKSCRKDSGTDICSNNGDCVCGTCECKKRENPEERYSGMFCECDNFNCDRSNNKLCGGHGHCDCRVCICDANWTGSACDCSLDTTTCLASNKQICNGRGNCECGTCKCTDPKFQGPSCEICPTCPGVCVEHKECVQCRAFGTGEKKDTCERDCSYFNLIKVKDRDKLPQPGQAFPLMHCKERDANDCWFYYTYAVNKTEKDVHVVETLDCPAGPDIIPIVAGVVAGIVLIGLALLLIWKLLMIIHDRREFAKFEKEKMNAKWDTDNDPTHTSRLCKGYLTKKESDGVLHQMTWPLQSPDLNPIEMVWDELDRRVKEKQPTSAQHMWELLQDCWKSIPGEAG